The uncultured Bacteroides sp. genomic sequence ACAAATAACCTTGTAAAATTCTGGAATGATGAATGATTTTCTGGAGTTGGTCAAATCCCGTCAGAGCGACCGGACTTACGATACCACTCGTGCCGTGGAGCCGGAAAAGCTGGAGCGAATACTCGAAGCTGCCCGCCTAGCTCCTTCGGCTTGTAACGCACAGCCCTGGAAGTTCGTGGTGGTAACTGATAAGGAACTTTCCAATAAAGTAGGAAAAGCCACTTCCGGATTGGGGATGAATAAGTTTGCCAAGGATGCTCCCGTGCATATTCTTGTGGTGGAAGAATCGGCAAATATCACTTCTCTGCTGGGAGGTAAGGTGAAAAATAAACATTTTCCGCTTATTGATTTGGGAATAGCCGCTGCTCATATTACTCTGGCTGCCGAAAGTGAAGGATTAGGTTCCTGCATTCTGGGGTGGTTTGATGAAAAGGAGATTAAATCGCTCACAGGTATTCCTGCTTCCAAACGATTGGTCTTGGTTATTACCATTGGTTATTCTGCTAAAGCTAAAAGACAGAAAATGCGTAAGGAGAAAGCTAAAGTTATCTCTTATAATAAGTATTAAAGAGAGTGAGTTTTCTTTTTTTTGCTTATAGGTTTACGCTAAATGTATTCGTTTTAGAAGTACTAGAAAAGTTTTTTTTTACTCTAAAGAAAAGTTCTAAAGTTCCTAATAAAAAGTATCGTTTGATGTATATCAAAACTTATTTTCGATGTACATCAAACGATACTTTAGATATACATCAAAGTGCTACTTAGATGTATATCTAACAAAGAATATTCCGTGGGATCTTTGTTTACTTTCCTATTTTAAATCCAACTTTCACCCCTTTGCATTCGTTGAGCATGGCAGAAATAGACTTTACTGTTTCCTCAGCACCTGTGTTAGAGCTCATTGAAGAAACCAGTTTCATCATTTTGTTTGCATCAAAAAGAAGAGAAGTTGTACCGTTCTGAGCAGCTACGTTTCCGTTTATACTCACTGTTAATTGTTGGTAGTTTAGTACCAATGCACCGTTAACCTTGTTGTATGTGTAGCTACCGGTGAACTTCTGAGTACCTACAGTGTTTACAAACGTTCCTTTGGCGGTGAAGATAAAGTTACTTGAAGCCGTATTAAAACCTGCTTGCTTGCAGTAACTGTCAAGTTCCTGTTCAATCTTGTCTGTTACCACCTTTGATCCCATTTTGGCAACCACATTATCGCTTTCATAAGCGCATGCAGCTCCTTTGTATTTCCAAACACCTACAATGCTTTGAGGTTTTGTAGCTGTGGCAGCAGCGCCACTTACTTTGTTAACAGCTTCATTAACTGTTTTACTGTTCAATACATCTCCTATAGACTGGGCATTCATTGACCCTGAAAAAAGTAGCATGCTAAATAAGGCTGCTATCAGAACACTGTTTCTTTTCATTTTTTTAATTAATTATTTTCCTAGTTTAAATCCTACTTTCGCACCGTCATATTGGTTAAGTAAGGATGATATTGTTTTTATGCTTGAGTTTGAACTGGTTTTATTTAGGTATGCCAGAAGTTTCATCAGCTTGTTGGCATCAAAAAGAAGAGAGATGTCGCTACCATTCATTGCTACAGAGGCATTCAGATTCATTAGTTGAAGATAACTCAAAACCAGTGAACCAGTCTTTTTATCGAAAGTGTAAGTACCCGAATAGTTCTTTTTGCCTACAGAGGTAATAAATGAGCCGTCGTTATTGAATGTAAAGTTGCACGCCCCAACCTTTATGCCTACCTTGGCGCATTGCTTGTTCATCTTATTCTCCAGACTTGAAGTAACAACAGATGCCCCAATTTTCTTTACCACATCTTCGGTTTGGAGAGCACATGCTGTGCCTTTGTATTTCCATGTGCCGTTAATGTCAAGAGCTGCTGTACTGGTTCCGCTTACCGCGTCTACAATTCCACCAAGAGTTTTGCCGTTTAAAATATCACCTATAGACACAGACTGGGCCTTCATTGAGCCCGAAAAAAGTAGCATGCTAAATAAGGCTACTGCAAGAATACTGTTCCTTTTCATTTTTACTTCTGATTAAGACTATTATTTATGTTTTCTATATAATCCAGAACTTCCATACGTCCCAGTTTATTTTCTGCAGAGGTGATGAAGTAGGGTGGCAGTTCTTCCCATTCCTCGCGAAGCTTTCTGAGGTAACGGTTAATATTGTCTTTCAGCTTGCCCGAAGTTAGCTTGTCTGCCTTGGTAAAGATGATTGAGAACGGAATACCGCTTTCGCCCAGCCACTCCATAAATTCCATATCAATCTTCTGAGGCTCCAGTCGGCTGTCTATCAAAAGGAAAAGATTCGTCATCTGTTCCCGTTCAAGGATGTAATCCTCAATCAATGTACGTAAGCCCTCTTGACCGGCTTTACCACGGCGTGCATATCCGTATCCCGGAAGATCGACAATGTACCAGTTATCATTGATGATAAAATGATTGATAAGCATTGTTTTTCCCGGAGTAGCCGAAGTCATGGCCAATCCTTTGCGTTTGGTCAGCATATTTATCAGACTGGATTTTCCTACGTTGGAGCGTCCTATGAATGCATACTCGGGTAATTTACTATCGGGGCATTTAGATGCTTCAGCATTACTGATAACGAACTCTGCGCTTAAGATTTCCATATTTATTTTTTAAATTTATTTTTTTGAGAGATGAGAAGTAGTCCGGCAAAAGTCAATGTTCCATTGAACATCAGCATTTCGTAGCCGAACTTATATCCGCTATATTTTTCTACTAAAGAACTTATTGCGTAACATATTACCGGCGATGCAACAGCAACATAAGGTACATATTTATCTCGTGGTTGCAGACGGGTGAATAGTCCGAAAGCAAATAGTCCTAGTAATGGACCGTAGGTGTAAGATGCAATTGTGTAGATCGCATCAATCACACTCTTATTATTTACTAGTTGAAAGATACAAATGACCAATACCAAAGTAATAGACATTCCTAAGTGCACCTGTCGTCTTTTTCTTGTGGCCACCTCTTCACTGTCTTTTCCTATTTCCAGAATATCCACGCAGAAACTGGTGGTCAGCGAGGTGAGGGCAGAATCCGAACTGCTGAAAGAGGCGGCGATTATTCCGATAGAGAAAAGAATCAGTACGGAAGGGCCGAGGTATCCTTGCGCAGCAAACATGGGAAGAATATCATCCGACAGTGCAGGCAAGGTGAGGTTCATTTTCTGGGCCAGCACCATTAACAAGATGCCCAGACAAAGGAACAGGAAGTTAACCGGGATGAATGAAAATCCGTAGCAATACATGTTCTTCTGTGCCTCTTTCAGATTCCTGCAACTCAGGTTCTTCTGCATCATATCTTGGTCAAGCCCAGTCATTACAATAACGATGAAGATACCACTGAAGAACTGTTTGAAGAAGTTCTGCCGGGTGTGCCAGTCGTTGAATTCAAAGATCCTGAAATGTTCATTGTTACTGATAGTGGAAACCACACCACTAAAATCCAGATTCAGAATTTTTGCTGTGTGAACAATGATCAAAACCAAAGCTGCCAGCAGGCAGAAGGTGAGTACCGTATCCGTCCAGATAATTGTTTTAATCCCGCTCTTCTTGGTATAAAGCCAGATGAGTAGAACGGTGACCGCGGCAATGCTCCAAAAAGGAATATCCCACTGCCGGAATACATAAGTATAGAGGATGAGACATACCAGATAAAGTTTGGCAGCAGCCCCTATCATACGTGAAAGCAGAAAGAATGAAGCTCCGGTTTTGTAGGCCCGGCTACCAATGCGCGTGCCCAGATAAGTATATATGCTGGTAAGATTCAGTTTATAATATAAAGGAAGGAGTATATGAGCAACAACAAGATAGCCAAAGAAAAATCCAAAGGCGGTTTGCATGTAAGTCATATCAATACCCCGAACCATTCCCGGAACAGAAACAAAAGTCACCCCTGAAATAGAAGCACCAATCATTCCGAACGACACTACATACCATGGCGATTTATTTTCTCCTTTAAAGAAAGCAGCATTGCTGCCCCCTTTTCTTCCCGTGAGGCGGGCTATAATCAGTAGAATTCCGAAATAAAGAGCTATGGTCAGTAATATATAATAACTGTTCATAAATTGCAATTTGAATGCGCAAAGGTAGGAATTTATTTTCTATCTTTGCGATGTCAATAGAGAAATGTATATATGAATCAACAATATCCATCGGCTTTGCTTGAGAAAGCAGTAGGGGAATTTGCTAAATTACCGGGTATCGGCAGGAAAACAGCTATGCGACTGGTGCTTCATCTTTTACGTCAGGAATCATCTGCCGTTGAGGCTTTTGGAAATGCCATCATCACACTGAAAAGAGAAGTGAAGTATTGCAATGTGTGTCACAATATTTCTGACACAGATACTTGCCAGATTTGCGCAAATCCGCTGAGGGATGCCTCTACCATCTGTGTGGTGGAGAATATTCGCGATGTGATGGCGGTTGAAGCTACTCAGCAATTTAGGGGATTGTATCATGTGCTGGGTGGAGTAATCTCACCCATGGATGGCGTTGGCCCAGGGGATCTCCAGATAGAGAGTTTGGTGAAACGAGTAGAAAGTGGAGTAGTGAAGGAAGTAATTCTTGCTTTGAGCTCTACCATGGAAGGAGATACGACCAACTTTTATATATTTCGGAAACTGGCAAAGGCAAATGTTAAGTTGAGCGTTATTGCACGAGGCATTTCCATTGGTGATGAATTGGAGTATACGGACGAAGTTACTCTGGGACGTTCCATTGCCAACCGAACGCTATTTACGGGAACAGTATAATTAATAAAAACTAAATGGACAAAAAGATTAAAGCGGTAACCCGCATAATGCAAGCACAGTACGGATTTTATATTGGCATAGCTATTCTATTGGTCGTTTTATATCAGTTGGATATAATTCTAGAAGGAGCTTATGCTGCAAATTTTGGAATGCAATACATTTTGGAGACAATTGGTATTCTTACTACCATTGCTCTGGTTCCCTTATCGCTGAAATTATTTAGTGTAAAACTGGCTAAGATTAAAGAATCCGGAGCGGAAGAGTCCTTGAAACTCTACCAACAGTGGAGTACTGTTCGTCTTATGATTATTGCCTTGGTTACCTATTTAAATATATTGATTTATTATATGACTCTGAATAGTATCGGAGGACTTTGCGCATTGATAGGTCTTACGGCTTCAGTATTCTGTCTGCCGGGAGAAAAGAAAATACGTGAAGAATTGAATTTGGTTACAAACAACGAAGAAAACAAAGAAGAAATATGATTATTGCAGTAGACTTTGATGGAACCATTGTGGAACATCAATATCCAAAAATAGGGAATGAAATTCCCTTTGCTATTGAAACCTTGAAGAAACTTCAGGAAGACCAACACAGACTTATTTTGTGGAGTGTTCGTGAAGGACATTTGCTGGAAGAAGCAATTGAATTTTGTCGTGAACGCGGATTGGAGTTTTATGCCGCTAACAAAGATTTCCCTGAAGAACATGGAAAAGGAAAAGGCTATTCGCGTAAACTGAAAGCAGATCTATTTATAGATGACCGTAATCTGGGAGGTTTGCCGGATTGGGGAGTGGTTTATCAAATGATAAAGAATGGATCTTATAGATGTGGTGGTTTCGAAAATGCCATGGAAAGTAATACGAATAGTAAACGTACAGGAAAGAAGAAAAATATATTTACGCGTATTGGAGAAGTTTTAGATCGTAACGGAGACTATTAAAGTGTAATGAAACTGTCAGTAGTCATAGTCAATTATAATGTGAAGTACTTTCTTGAATTGTGCTTGTACTCATTATATCGTGCTGTAGATGAACTACCGGTAGAGGTATTTGTGGTTGATAATGCTTCCACGGATGGTTCACTGGAATATTTAACGCCTCGTTTTCCAAAGGTAAGATTTATAGCTAACAAGGAAAACATAGGCTTTGCCCGTGCCAATAATCAGGCCATTACTCTTTCTCAGGGAGAATATATCTTGTTGCTCAACCCTGATACTGTGGTGGGAGAAAACGTTATAACTGATTGC encodes the following:
- a CDS encoding DUF4923 family protein translates to MKRNSVLIAALFSMLLFSGSMNAQSIGDVLNSKTVNEAVNKVSGAAATATKPQSIVGVWKYKGAACAYESDNVVAKMGSKVVTDKIEQELDSYCKQAGFNTASSNFIFTAKGTFVNTVGTQKFTGSYTYNKVNGALVLNYQQLTVSINGNVAAQNGTTSLLFDANKMMKLVSSMSSNTGAEETVKSISAMLNECKGVKVGFKIGK
- a CDS encoding sodium:solute symporter, which translates into the protein MNSYYILLTIALYFGILLIIARLTGRKGGSNAAFFKGENKSPWYVVSFGMIGASISGVTFVSVPGMVRGIDMTYMQTAFGFFFGYLVVAHILLPLYYKLNLTSIYTYLGTRIGSRAYKTGASFFLLSRMIGAAAKLYLVCLILYTYVFRQWDIPFWSIAAVTVLLIWLYTKKSGIKTIIWTDTVLTFCLLAALVLIIVHTAKILNLDFSGVVSTISNNEHFRIFEFNDWHTRQNFFKQFFSGIFIVIVMTGLDQDMMQKNLSCRNLKEAQKNMYCYGFSFIPVNFLFLCLGILLMVLAQKMNLTLPALSDDILPMFAAQGYLGPSVLILFSIGIIAASFSSSDSALTSLTTSFCVDILEIGKDSEEVATRKRRQVHLGMSITLVLVICIFQLVNNKSVIDAIYTIASYTYGPLLGLFAFGLFTRLQPRDKYVPYVAVASPVICYAISSLVEKYSGYKFGYEMLMFNGTLTFAGLLLISQKNKFKK
- the recR gene encoding recombination mediator RecR, with amino-acid sequence MNQQYPSALLEKAVGEFAKLPGIGRKTAMRLVLHLLRQESSAVEAFGNAIITLKREVKYCNVCHNISDTDTCQICANPLRDASTICVVENIRDVMAVEATQQFRGLYHVLGGVISPMDGVGPGDLQIESLVKRVESGVVKEVILALSSTMEGDTTNFYIFRKLAKANVKLSVIARGISIGDELEYTDEVTLGRSIANRTLFTGTV
- a CDS encoding DUF4923 family protein — encoded protein: MKRNSILAVALFSMLLFSGSMKAQSVSIGDILNGKTLGGIVDAVSGTSTAALDINGTWKYKGTACALQTEDVVKKIGASVVTSSLENKMNKQCAKVGIKVGACNFTFNNDGSFITSVGKKNYSGTYTFDKKTGSLVLSYLQLMNLNASVAMNGSDISLLFDANKLMKLLAYLNKTSSNSSIKTISSLLNQYDGAKVGFKLGK
- the yihA gene encoding ribosome biogenesis GTP-binding protein YihA/YsxC; the protein is MEILSAEFVISNAEASKCPDSKLPEYAFIGRSNVGKSSLINMLTKRKGLAMTSATPGKTMLINHFIINDNWYIVDLPGYGYARRGKAGQEGLRTLIEDYILEREQMTNLFLLIDSRLEPQKIDMEFMEWLGESGIPFSIIFTKADKLTSGKLKDNINRYLRKLREEWEELPPYFITSAENKLGRMEVLDYIENINNSLNQK
- a CDS encoding nitroreductase family protein, with product MNDFLELVKSRQSDRTYDTTRAVEPEKLERILEAARLAPSACNAQPWKFVVVTDKELSNKVGKATSGLGMNKFAKDAPVHILVVEESANITSLLGGKVKNKHFPLIDLGIAAAHITLAAESEGLGSCILGWFDEKEIKSLTGIPASKRLVLVITIGYSAKAKRQKMRKEKAKVISYNKY